A window of Tautonia plasticadhaerens contains these coding sequences:
- a CDS encoding PKD domain-containing protein, protein MAGPRIRTEEARRPGPGPRVERLEGKVLPTSFTMTSPTSRGPLPDGVTEVGGIVLDLVGGNGARVVAQVGAGDLFVGAFDDGSPAEFRGNPGTIGERSGFSPEVVDALGGELAELAVRITLFDGDTGPGDFDDDGRNLLLINGEPVGRFDEVATEQTDESGRRSISTNPGGGFRDEVLDTGFFHLTDRAALARILDSIREAGTASFQLWDETPFDNFFDFTSGLDGGLIDGDRPPEPENRPPTLESLRLDGPALEGTPARFVAAGSDPDPGDVLTYEFDFDGDGRFEVSSPLGEATATFPDDGPAFVSARVLDGRGGEARSSLPVVVGNVSPAVRGPSEQESSEGSETSFSLGSFDDPGLEGEWTVSVDWGDGSPAEAFEVEEAGPLGLRPHRYEQDGTYEVTVRVGDGEGQGEATSRVRVRNEGPRLSGASAPGRVELGGPIDLQAGFSDPGRLDAFRATIDWGDGVISRIDLPPGSTSVSAQHEIGRAGTYAITLTVADDRGSAATVSLPVSVVSPEPPAPPPPPPTSSPGSSADRALAEALLPSGPGSAPRAAGGPIPEVPSTPAPAVGVPVATLQAPQAPHAQSASVSPDLPLVLPLSTAPGGSPTPPPPAPGADDSPVAEAEVEAEAAPMLAAQGGEGPGVADPDAPATVRETGFVSSQAPAPGAEAAGGDGSASPGGDGSGSRGARVMVLIVAMLGLRRRRPLTARRLTGAAIRRGAGR, encoded by the coding sequence ATGGCCGGACCCCGCATTCGAACCGAGGAGGCCCGGCGGCCCGGCCCCGGCCCCCGGGTGGAGCGGCTCGAAGGCAAGGTCCTGCCGACGAGCTTCACCATGACCTCGCCGACGAGCCGGGGGCCGTTGCCCGACGGGGTGACGGAGGTGGGGGGGATCGTCCTGGACCTGGTCGGCGGCAACGGGGCGAGGGTGGTCGCCCAGGTCGGGGCCGGGGACCTGTTCGTCGGGGCCTTCGACGACGGCAGCCCGGCCGAGTTCCGGGGCAACCCGGGGACGATCGGGGAGCGGTCGGGGTTCTCCCCCGAGGTCGTCGACGCCCTCGGCGGCGAGCTGGCCGAGCTGGCCGTCCGGATCACCCTCTTCGACGGCGACACCGGGCCCGGCGACTTCGACGACGACGGCCGGAACCTCCTGCTGATCAACGGGGAGCCCGTCGGCCGGTTCGACGAGGTCGCCACCGAGCAGACCGACGAGTCGGGCCGGCGGTCGATCTCGACCAACCCGGGGGGCGGCTTCCGGGACGAAGTGCTCGACACCGGTTTCTTCCACCTGACCGACCGGGCCGCCCTGGCCCGGATCCTCGACTCGATCCGGGAGGCCGGGACGGCCTCCTTCCAGCTTTGGGACGAGACGCCGTTCGACAACTTCTTCGACTTCACGAGCGGCCTCGACGGCGGCCTGATCGACGGCGACCGCCCCCCCGAGCCCGAGAACCGGCCCCCGACCCTGGAGTCGCTCCGGCTCGACGGCCCCGCCCTGGAAGGGACCCCGGCCCGGTTCGTCGCGGCCGGCTCCGACCCCGATCCGGGAGACGTGTTAACCTATGAATTCGACTTCGACGGCGACGGCCGCTTCGAGGTCTCCTCCCCCCTCGGCGAGGCGACGGCCACGTTCCCCGACGACGGCCCCGCGTTCGTCTCCGCCCGGGTCCTCGATGGCCGGGGGGGCGAGGCCCGGTCCTCCCTGCCCGTGGTCGTCGGCAACGTCTCCCCGGCGGTCCGGGGGCCGTCCGAACAGGAGTCCTCGGAGGGTTCGGAGACAAGCTTCTCCCTGGGATCCTTCGACGACCCGGGGCTCGAAGGCGAGTGGACGGTGTCGGTGGACTGGGGGGACGGCTCCCCGGCCGAGGCCTTCGAGGTCGAGGAGGCCGGCCCCCTGGGCCTGAGGCCGCACCGATACGAGCAGGACGGGACCTACGAGGTGACGGTCCGGGTCGGGGACGGCGAGGGGCAGGGCGAGGCGACCTCCCGGGTCCGGGTCCGGAACGAGGGGCCGAGGCTGTCGGGCGCCTCGGCGCCGGGGAGGGTCGAACTCGGGGGGCCGATCGACCTGCAAGCGGGCTTCTCCGACCCCGGCCGGCTCGACGCCTTCCGGGCGACGATCGACTGGGGCGACGGGGTCATCAGCCGGATCGACCTCCCCCCCGGCTCGACCTCGGTCTCGGCCCAGCACGAGATCGGCCGGGCCGGGACCTACGCGATCACCCTGACCGTGGCCGACGACCGGGGATCGGCCGCGACGGTGAGCCTGCCCGTCTCGGTCGTTTCCCCCGAGCCCCCGGCCCCTCCGCCCCCCCCGCCGACGAGCTCGCCGGGATCGTCGGCCGACCGGGCGTTGGCGGAGGCCCTGCTGCCGAGCGGCCCGGGATCGGCCCCGAGGGCGGCTGGCGGCCCGATCCCCGAGGTCCCGTCGACGCCGGCCCCGGCCGTCGGCGTCCCGGTCGCGACCCTCCAGGCCCCGCAGGCCCCGCACGCCCAGTCGGCGTCCGTCTCCCCGGACCTGCCCCTTGTGCTCCCCCTTTCGACCGCCCCCGGAGGCTCGCCGACGCCCCCCCCGCCGGCCCCCGGGGCCGACGACTCCCCGGTGGCCGAGGCCGAGGTCGAGGCCGAAGCGGCCCCGATGCTCGCGGCCCAGGGAGGGGAGGGGCCGGGCGTGGCCGACCCGGACGCCCCCGCCACGGTCCGGGAGACGGGGTTCGTCTCGTCGCAGGCCCCGGCCCCGGGGGCCGAGGCCGCCGGGGGGGACGGGTCGGCGTCCCCGGGGGGAGACGGATCGGGGTCTCGGGGGGCCCGGGTGATGGTGCTGATCGTCGCCATGCTCGGCCTCCGACGCCGTCGCCCCCTCACCGCGAGGCGGCTGACCGGGGCCGCGATCCGGAGGGGCGCCGGGCGATGA
- a CDS encoding tetratricopeptide repeat protein, translating to MSTLIVRDVSEGDGHRFQVIRDRDFKATNSASIPSPIGFPVEGRPNSELMRDLRWYLERFLDYPFPPQTDVADRVRAALKGWGETAFTALFGAGQGNTFFHDATRDGLDRLHLRISSDDPRVLGWPWEALLDPQSGFLAPACQIERQLNTTRDPAPLPDALPNDRINILLVTCRPFEADVSYRSLSRPLVEMVVNQNLPAEVTVLRPPTFDRLREHLLHERPGYYQVVHFDGHGAYQAEAVGPIDQHQLKGPIGKLAFEDVEGKPDLKDAEQLALLLRECRITAVVMNACQSGMVDHQAADPFASVAAAMLRAGVRSVVAMAYSLYVSGAQQFLPGFYRALFRTGDIAQATRAGRQQMLAYKGRVCVRGRFDLDDWLVPVVYQQEALALPFASQARTHRPPTDADALPPEARDDENPYGFVGRDGPILVLERAMHLPRAGILIQGLGGVGKTTLARGFVRWLKDTGGLGRGCFWFTFQGIRTAEYVINRMVEALIGTDAIPLPLETKLDRLIALLKADRVLVVWDNFETVRGIPGTPVEASLPAEDQELLRSLLRRLRDGKSKVLITSRSTEDWLGDSRLKIGLGGLAGEERWDYCETILRDLGKSINRDDPDLGALMDLLAGHPLAMRVLLPRLEDQTAAQLVLTIRDNLSALGPSGDEIQDTLFATLRFAVDSLPDDLRPLLILLALHEHFVDADSLEAMAKDVDKSWTRDRIDQFVSILSNAGLLRNRGLAIYEIHPALTGFLRSTSSTSAAAARDPWCRAFSKVIGSIGVRVIGCPVHEQRGPFSVHSTNFNRAWEEASRLEMDRIATGLVATLASYAQNTWNFQHAERLLQRLTESRLVRENERLRAGYYHQLGVVAQLRWDLDAAERWYAKALEIKERLGVEAGPAATYHQLGMVAQLRWDLDAAERWYARALESFERLSVGPGRACSYHQLGTVAQDREDLDAAERWYTKALEISERLGDEPRAAGTYHQLGRVAQDRGDLDDAERWYVRSLEIKERLGDEAGVSLAYHQLGIVAQLRWDLDAAECWYARSLEISERLGDEAGAARTYTNLGIVVQDRGDQGAAERWYTKALTVWTKTGNEQERENTQRLLDKLRDGSAS from the coding sequence GTGAGCACGCTGATCGTCCGCGACGTGAGCGAAGGTGATGGCCACCGATTCCAGGTGATCCGGGATAGAGACTTCAAGGCCACCAATTCGGCCTCCATCCCTTCCCCCATCGGCTTCCCGGTCGAGGGCAGGCCGAACAGCGAGCTGATGCGGGACCTCCGGTGGTACCTGGAACGCTTCCTCGACTACCCGTTCCCCCCGCAGACCGACGTCGCCGACCGCGTCCGGGCCGCCCTGAAAGGCTGGGGTGAAACGGCTTTCACCGCCCTCTTCGGCGCCGGCCAGGGGAACACATTCTTCCACGACGCCACCCGAGACGGCCTGGACCGGCTCCACTTGCGAATCTCCAGCGACGACCCCCGCGTGCTAGGCTGGCCTTGGGAGGCGCTACTCGACCCGCAATCCGGCTTCCTGGCCCCGGCCTGCCAGATTGAGCGGCAGCTCAACACCACCCGAGACCCCGCCCCCCTGCCCGACGCGCTGCCGAACGATCGGATCAACATCCTCCTCGTCACCTGTCGGCCGTTCGAGGCCGACGTCTCCTACCGGTCCCTTTCCCGCCCGCTGGTCGAGATGGTGGTCAACCAGAACCTCCCCGCCGAGGTCACGGTCCTCCGCCCGCCGACCTTCGACCGCCTCCGCGAGCACCTGCTGCACGAGCGGCCCGGCTACTATCAGGTCGTCCACTTCGACGGCCACGGAGCCTACCAGGCCGAGGCGGTCGGGCCTATCGACCAGCATCAGTTGAAGGGCCCGATTGGCAAGCTCGCCTTCGAGGACGTCGAGGGCAAGCCCGACTTGAAAGACGCCGAGCAGCTCGCCCTCCTGCTGCGCGAGTGCCGCATCACGGCCGTGGTCATGAACGCCTGCCAGTCGGGCATGGTAGACCATCAGGCGGCCGACCCCTTCGCCTCGGTGGCGGCGGCCATGCTCCGGGCGGGGGTGCGAAGCGTGGTGGCGATGGCCTACTCGCTCTACGTCAGCGGAGCCCAGCAGTTCCTCCCCGGCTTCTACCGCGCCCTGTTCCGCACCGGAGACATCGCCCAGGCTACCCGGGCTGGCCGCCAGCAGATGCTCGCCTACAAGGGCCGCGTCTGCGTCCGGGGCCGTTTCGACCTCGACGACTGGCTCGTGCCGGTCGTCTACCAGCAGGAGGCGCTCGCCCTCCCGTTCGCCTCCCAGGCCCGCACCCATCGCCCCCCGACCGACGCCGATGCCCTGCCCCCAGAGGCCCGGGACGACGAGAACCCCTATGGCTTCGTCGGCCGAGACGGGCCGATCCTAGTGCTGGAGCGGGCGATGCACCTCCCACGAGCCGGCATCCTGATCCAGGGGCTCGGCGGGGTCGGAAAGACCACTCTTGCCCGAGGGTTCGTCCGCTGGCTCAAGGACACCGGCGGCCTCGGCCGGGGCTGCTTCTGGTTCACGTTCCAGGGCATCCGCACTGCCGAGTACGTCATCAACCGCATGGTCGAGGCCCTGATCGGCACCGACGCTATCCCGCTGCCGCTGGAGACCAAGCTCGACCGCCTCATCGCCCTCCTCAAGGCCGATCGCGTCCTCGTCGTCTGGGACAACTTCGAGACCGTCCGCGGCATCCCCGGTACTCCCGTCGAGGCCAGCCTCCCGGCCGAGGATCAAGAACTCCTCCGTTCGCTCCTCCGCCGCCTCCGCGACGGCAAGAGCAAGGTCCTCATCACTAGCCGCAGCACCGAGGACTGGCTGGGCGACAGCCGCCTCAAGATCGGCCTCGGCGGCCTGGCCGGCGAGGAACGCTGGGACTACTGCGAGACGATCCTCCGCGACCTCGGCAAGTCGATCAACCGCGACGACCCCGACCTCGGCGCCCTCATGGACCTCCTCGCCGGCCACCCGCTCGCCATGCGGGTCCTCCTCCCCCGACTCGAAGACCAGACCGCCGCCCAGCTCGTCCTCACGATCCGCGACAACCTCTCCGCCCTCGGCCCTAGCGGCGACGAGATCCAGGACACGCTCTTCGCCACCCTCCGCTTCGCCGTGGACTCTCTCCCCGATGATCTTCGTCCGCTCCTGATCCTCCTTGCCTTGCACGAGCACTTTGTCGATGCAGATTCTCTGGAAGCGATGGCGAAGGATGTGGACAAGTCCTGGACCCGAGACCGCATCGACCAGTTCGTCTCCATCCTCTCCAACGCCGGGCTCCTGCGTAATCGCGGGCTGGCGATCTACGAGATCCATCCTGCCCTGACCGGCTTCCTCCGCTCGACCTCATCGACCTCGGCCGCGGCCGCCCGCGATCCGTGGTGCCGGGCATTTTCTAAGGTGATAGGATCCATAGGTGTTCGTGTCATCGGGTGTCCCGTCCACGAGCAGCGCGGGCCGTTCTCGGTCCATTCGACAAACTTCAATCGCGCTTGGGAGGAGGCAAGCAGGTTGGAGATGGACCGGATTGCCACAGGCTTGGTCGCGACCCTGGCATCCTATGCCCAGAATACGTGGAACTTCCAGCACGCCGAACGATTGTTGCAACGGCTCACTGAGTCTCGACTTGTCAGGGAGAATGAAAGACTTAGAGCCGGCTACTATCACCAACTGGGGGTTGTGGCCCAGCTCCGCTGGGATCTGGACGCCGCCGAACGCTGGTATGCCAAGGCCCTGGAGATCAAGGAGCGGTTGGGCGTCGAGGCCGGCCCCGCAGCTACCTATCACCAACTGGGAATGGTGGCCCAGCTCCGCTGGGATCTGGACGCCGCCGAACGCTGGTATGCCAGGGCCCTGGAGAGCTTCGAGCGGCTGAGCGTCGGGCCCGGCCGCGCGTGTTCCTACCACCAGTTGGGGACAGTAGCCCAGGACCGGGAGGATCTGGACGCCGCCGAACGCTGGTACACAAAGGCCTTGGAGATCTCCGAGCGGCTGGGCGACGAGCCCAGGGCCGCAGGCACCTACCATCAGCTGGGGAGGGTGGCCCAGGACCGGGGGGACCTGGACGACGCCGAACGCTGGTATGTGCGCTCCCTGGAAATCAAGGAGCGGTTGGGCGACGAGGCTGGGGTCTCTCTCGCCTATCACCAGTTGGGGATCGTGGCCCAGCTCCGCTGGGATCTGGACGCCGCCGAATGCTGGTATGCGCGTTCCCTGGAGATCTCCGAGCGGCTGGGCGACGAGGCCGGGGCCGCGCGCACCTACACCAATCTGGGGATCGTGGTCCAGGACCGGGGAGACCAAGGCGCCGCCGAACGCTGGTACACAAAGGCCCTGACTGTATGGACGAAAACGGGCAATGAACAAGAAAGGGAGAACACTCAGAGATTGCTAGACAAACTGCGGGACGGCTCCGCGTCGTAA
- a CDS encoding FAD-dependent oxidoreductase, producing MLPTLLLASALAGPVDDGPRTYDVVVYGGTSAGIAAAVQADRMGKSVVVVSPDVHLGGLSSGGLGWTDSGRKETIGGLSREFYHRVWQHYQNDDAWRWQSRDAYGNRGQGTPAIDGSQRTMWIFEPHVAEQVFEDLVAEHDIPVVRDAWLDREDGVAKEGDRIAAITTLDGRTFAGTQFIDASYEGDLMAAAGVSTTVGRESNSKYGETLNGVQARRAVSHQFDFPVDPYVVPGDPSSGLLPRIHPGGPGEEGEGDDRLQAYCFRMCLTDHPDNRVPFEKPEGYDPAEYELLGRYLRGGWKGVFNKFDPIPNRKTDTNNHGAFSTDNIGRNYDYPEASYDRRREIIAEHEQYQKGLMYFLANDPGVPEDIRSKAAGYGLSRDEFTDNGHWPHQIYVREARRLVSDFVMTERHLRGLEPTPDPVGMGSYNMDSHNVQRYVDENGHARNEGDIQISPGGPYPISYRALVPRREECTNLVVPVCLSSSHIAYGSIRMEPVFMILGQSAATAACLAIDHDTPVQAIPADAFRDRLLADGQVIDLPDSTAHRPSVTLQSSDLPGVVVDDADADLTGPWSTGAALHPFVDLGYRHDGDSAKGSKHATFRTPLGPGRYEVRISYVPSSNRASNVPVTIRHAGGAAELTLDQRRPPADPPFHPLGTFDFDAEAAVEIRTEATDGHVILDAVQFLPK from the coding sequence ATGCTCCCCACGCTCCTGCTCGCCTCCGCCCTCGCCGGCCCGGTCGACGACGGCCCCCGGACCTACGACGTCGTCGTCTACGGCGGCACCTCGGCCGGCATCGCCGCCGCGGTGCAGGCCGACCGCATGGGCAAGTCGGTCGTGGTCGTCTCGCCCGACGTCCACCTCGGCGGCCTCTCCAGCGGCGGCCTCGGCTGGACCGACTCCGGCCGCAAGGAGACCATCGGCGGCCTCTCCCGCGAGTTCTACCACCGCGTCTGGCAGCACTACCAGAACGACGACGCCTGGCGGTGGCAGTCGCGGGACGCCTACGGCAACCGGGGCCAGGGCACCCCCGCCATCGACGGCAGTCAGCGCACCATGTGGATCTTCGAGCCCCACGTCGCCGAACAGGTCTTCGAGGACCTCGTCGCCGAGCACGACATCCCCGTCGTCCGGGACGCCTGGCTCGACCGGGAAGACGGCGTGGCGAAGGAGGGCGACCGGATCGCCGCCATCACCACCCTCGACGGCCGCACCTTCGCCGGCACGCAGTTCATCGACGCCTCGTATGAGGGCGACCTGATGGCCGCCGCCGGCGTCTCCACCACCGTCGGCCGTGAGTCCAATTCCAAATATGGCGAAACGCTCAACGGCGTCCAGGCCCGACGCGCCGTCAGCCACCAGTTCGATTTCCCGGTCGACCCCTACGTCGTCCCCGGCGACCCCTCCAGCGGCCTGCTCCCCCGGATCCACCCCGGGGGCCCCGGCGAGGAGGGCGAGGGGGACGACCGCCTCCAGGCCTACTGCTTCCGGATGTGCCTGACCGACCACCCCGACAACCGCGTCCCCTTCGAAAAGCCCGAGGGCTACGACCCGGCCGAATACGAACTGCTCGGCCGATACCTCCGGGGCGGCTGGAAGGGCGTCTTCAACAAGTTCGACCCCATCCCCAACCGCAAGACCGACACCAATAACCACGGCGCCTTCTCCACCGACAACATCGGCCGGAACTACGACTACCCCGAGGCCTCCTACGACCGTCGCCGCGAGATCATCGCCGAGCACGAGCAGTATCAAAAGGGCCTGATGTACTTCCTCGCCAACGACCCCGGCGTCCCCGAGGACATCCGGTCGAAGGCCGCCGGCTACGGCCTCTCGCGCGACGAGTTCACCGACAACGGCCACTGGCCGCACCAGATCTACGTCCGGGAGGCCCGCCGGCTGGTCTCCGACTTCGTCATGACCGAGCGCCACCTGCGGGGCCTGGAGCCCACCCCCGACCCCGTCGGCATGGGCTCCTACAACATGGACTCCCACAACGTCCAGCGCTACGTCGACGAGAACGGCCACGCCCGGAACGAGGGGGACATCCAGATCAGCCCCGGCGGCCCCTATCCCATCAGCTATCGCGCCCTCGTCCCGAGGCGGGAGGAGTGCACCAACCTCGTCGTCCCGGTCTGCCTCTCCTCCTCGCACATCGCGTATGGCTCGATCCGGATGGAGCCGGTCTTCATGATCCTCGGCCAGTCGGCCGCCACCGCCGCCTGCCTGGCGATTGACCACGACACCCCCGTCCAGGCGATCCCCGCCGACGCCTTCCGCGACCGCCTCCTCGCCGACGGCCAGGTCATCGACCTGCCCGACTCCACCGCCCACCGCCCCAGCGTCACCCTCCAGTCCTCCGACCTCCCCGGCGTCGTCGTCGACGACGCCGACGCCGACCTGACCGGCCCCTGGTCCACCGGCGCCGCGTTGCACCCCTTCGTCGACCTCGGCTACCGCCACGACGGCGACTCGGCCAAGGGCTCCAAGCACGCCACCTTCCGCACCCCCCTCGGCCCCGGCCGCTACGAGGTCCGCATCTCGTACGTCCCCTCCTCCAACCGGGCGAGCAACGTCCCCGTGACGATCCGCCACGCCGGGGGCGCCGCCGAACTCACCCTCGACCAGCGCCGCCCCCCCGCCGATCCCCCCTTCCACCCCCTCGGCACCTTCGACTTCGACGCCGAGGCCGCCGTCGAGATCCGCACCGAAGCCACCGACGGCCACGTCATCCTCGACGCCGTCCAGTTCCTGCCGAAATGA
- a CDS encoding CehA/McbA family metallohydrolase, which produces MRGTPFAGCLAAAALALATAMPAPPTRATDLVTLSPQTWDSYAPVGKEADAIYGDFALRNDRVVAVIARPVRMRNANMTVRDVGGMIIDLARRDSEGGDQLQAFYAASPTNDFQFAGVEVDEPEIFDVERNEPDGTNRARPSMLVRARSITLRLISKPRPDRPTVELRYTLGDDADAVTVETTWTNDTGRDLAIEPADALRAERTFEKAPDGSSSLFWVADAHFGQAYGVLPEGVEVSSKSDARYSYLDYPIGGSDEVVLGPGESTSLSRRLVPAADLFEVRAVAAEAQGVEQSEGSLVVRDESGAPVEGADVLLRVDGELYARGRTDAEGRLSGRLPAGMEGEPEVVAPWGDSTTEFEPLDGEPGTYVATLPQPGYVVAEISGEDGGPIPCKVQFKGKNGTESPDFGPDSGEVAVGNLYYSHDGRFRQALAPGQYDVIISYGPEYDAVFTELAVDRGAEAGLTATLVRTVDTTGWVSSDFHSHSTPSGDNTASQLGRVLNLLCEHVEFAPCTEHNRLSTYVPHLRALGVERLMATCTGLELTNRPLPLNHQNAFPLALREHTQDGGAPTIDDDPETQIERLALWDGHSDKLVQVNHPDLGHMFFDRNGDGQQDQGFRGMFGHMDVIEVHPLHTIFEPASIDRDGRSYNNTIVNWMQLLNQGHRIPGVVNTDAHYNLHGSGWLRNDLKSPTDDPSEIDVMDVVHAAEAGQVVMTSGPFLEVVARSDGAEAIPGGDLELAGGSATLRVKVQCPNWFDVDRVQVFLNGKPSEDLDFTRESTPDAFSSEGAVRFDREIPLTLDEDTHVIVATIGEGSSLGPVFGEGGHADDKPVAVSNPIFIDADGDGFEPNGDTLGAPLPTKEN; this is translated from the coding sequence ATGAGGGGAACCCCCTTCGCCGGATGCCTCGCCGCCGCCGCCCTGGCCCTGGCGACGGCCATGCCCGCCCCCCCGACCCGGGCCACCGACCTCGTCACGCTCTCCCCCCAGACCTGGGACTCCTACGCCCCGGTCGGCAAGGAGGCCGACGCCATCTACGGCGACTTCGCGCTCCGCAACGACCGGGTGGTCGCCGTGATCGCCCGGCCGGTCCGGATGCGGAACGCGAACATGACGGTCCGGGACGTCGGCGGCATGATCATCGACCTGGCCCGCCGGGACTCCGAGGGCGGCGACCAGCTCCAGGCCTTCTACGCCGCCTCCCCCACCAACGACTTCCAGTTCGCCGGGGTCGAGGTGGACGAGCCCGAGATCTTCGACGTCGAGCGGAACGAGCCCGACGGCACCAACCGGGCCCGCCCGTCGATGCTCGTCCGGGCCCGGTCGATCACCCTGAGGCTCATCTCGAAGCCCCGGCCCGACCGCCCGACCGTCGAGCTGCGTTACACCCTGGGCGACGACGCCGACGCCGTCACCGTCGAGACGACCTGGACCAACGACACCGGCCGGGATCTGGCGATCGAGCCCGCCGACGCGCTCCGGGCCGAGCGGACCTTCGAGAAGGCCCCCGACGGCTCCTCCTCGCTCTTCTGGGTCGCCGACGCCCACTTCGGCCAGGCCTACGGCGTCCTGCCCGAGGGGGTGGAGGTCTCCTCGAAGTCCGACGCGAGGTACTCGTACCTCGACTACCCGATCGGCGGGTCCGACGAGGTGGTGCTGGGGCCCGGCGAATCCACCTCGCTCTCACGGCGCCTCGTGCCGGCCGCCGACCTCTTCGAGGTCCGGGCCGTGGCGGCCGAAGCCCAGGGCGTCGAGCAGTCCGAGGGGAGCCTGGTCGTCCGGGACGAGTCCGGCGCCCCGGTCGAAGGGGCCGACGTCCTGCTCCGGGTCGACGGCGAGCTCTATGCCCGGGGCCGCACCGACGCCGAGGGCCGACTCTCCGGCCGGCTCCCGGCGGGGATGGAGGGCGAGCCCGAGGTCGTCGCCCCCTGGGGAGACTCGACCACCGAGTTCGAGCCGCTCGACGGCGAGCCGGGCACCTACGTCGCCACCCTGCCCCAGCCCGGCTACGTCGTCGCCGAGATCTCCGGCGAGGACGGCGGGCCGATCCCCTGCAAGGTCCAGTTCAAGGGGAAAAACGGCACCGAGTCCCCCGACTTCGGCCCCGACTCCGGCGAGGTCGCCGTCGGCAACCTCTACTACTCCCACGACGGCCGGTTCCGGCAGGCCCTCGCGCCGGGCCAGTACGACGTGATCATCAGCTACGGGCCCGAGTATGACGCCGTGTTCACCGAGTTGGCGGTCGATCGGGGCGCCGAGGCCGGGCTGACGGCCACCCTGGTGCGCACCGTCGACACGACCGGCTGGGTCAGCTCCGACTTCCACAGCCACTCCACGCCCTCGGGGGACAACACCGCCAGCCAGCTCGGCCGCGTGCTGAACCTGCTCTGCGAGCACGTCGAGTTCGCCCCCTGCACCGAGCACAACCGCCTCTCGACCTACGTCCCCCACCTCCGGGCGCTGGGCGTCGAGCGGCTGATGGCCACCTGCACGGGCCTGGAGCTGACCAACCGCCCCCTGCCGCTGAACCACCAGAACGCCTTCCCCCTGGCCCTCCGCGAGCACACCCAGGACGGCGGCGCCCCGACGATCGACGACGACCCCGAGACGCAGATCGAGCGCCTCGCCCTCTGGGACGGCCACAGCGACAAGCTCGTCCAGGTCAACCACCCCGACCTCGGCCACATGTTCTTCGACCGCAACGGCGACGGCCAGCAGGACCAGGGCTTCCGGGGCATGTTCGGCCACATGGACGTGATCGAGGTCCACCCGCTCCACACCATCTTCGAGCCGGCCTCGATCGACCGCGACGGCCGGTCGTACAACAACACGATCGTCAACTGGATGCAGCTGCTCAACCAGGGGCACCGCATCCCCGGCGTCGTCAACACCGACGCCCACTACAACCTCCACGGCTCCGGCTGGCTGCGGAACGACCTGAAGAGCCCGACCGACGACCCGTCCGAGATCGACGTCATGGACGTCGTCCACGCCGCCGAGGCCGGCCAGGTCGTCATGACCAGCGGCCCCTTCCTGGAGGTCGTCGCCCGCTCCGACGGCGCCGAGGCGATCCCCGGCGGCGACCTGGAACTGGCCGGGGGCTCGGCCACGCTCCGCGTGAAGGTCCAGTGCCCGAACTGGTTCGACGTCGACCGCGTCCAGGTCTTCCTCAACGGCAAGCCGTCCGAGGACCTGGACTTCACCCGGGAGTCGACCCCCGACGCCTTCTCCTCCGAGGGGGCCGTCCGGTTCGACCGCGAGATCCCGCTGACGCTCGACGAGGACACCCACGTCATCGTCGCCACGATCGGCGAGGGGTCCTCGCTCGGCCCCGTCTTCGGCGAGGGCGGCCACGCCGACGACAAGCCCGTCGCCGTGTCCAACCCCATCTTCATCGACGCCGACGGCGACGGCTTCGAGCCGAACGGGGACACCCTCGGCGCCCCGCTGCCGACCAAGGAGAACTGA